In the genome of Enterobacteriaceae endosymbiont of Donacia marginata, one region contains:
- a CDS encoding UDP-N-acetylmuramoyl-L-alanyl-D-glutamate--2,6-diaminopimelate ligase — MISSLFSLQKLLNKYIKNNLIKNILIDRMVLDSRKIKGKNCLFVAIKGYKNNGKNFIKDAILKGAIAILTYSDEKISSFSIIFKKNIPIIYLPNLNKHISYFAGLLYDNPSKKIPIIGITGTNGKTSITHFLMQWIKLLGGNPAILSTIGNGFSNKLVQTNNTTDSAIKIQSTIRKFIKKKANIIIMEVSSHGLTQFRVYNIFFTVGIFTNLTRDHLDYHHNMNNYELSKWNFFSNHKVKKKIINIDDNIGFKWSKRLSDVISVTTKKKKLYKSKIFIYIKNVIYLPNKTIILFNSSWGNGKMRINLIGKFNVINIILGMAALLSLNYPLKKLLQTVSKIKPVQGRMQKIYFKKKYSNIVIDYAHSPDSLKNILLTIRSITCGKVWCIFGCGGERDLGKRKIMGYIATKYAENVILTTDNPRTENINKIIEDIKQGCSLSSNIYIILDRTKAISYAIYNSSQRDTILIAGKGHENYQIIGNKILNYSDFSTIKNILKNKYE, encoded by the coding sequence TTGATTTCTTCTTTATTCAGTTTACAAAAATTATTAAATAAATATATAAAAAATAATTTAATTAAGAATATTTTAATAGATAGAATGGTTTTAGATAGTCGAAAAATTAAAGGTAAAAATTGTCTTTTTGTAGCAATAAAGGGATATAAAAATAATGGTAAAAACTTTATTAAAGATGCCATATTAAAAGGAGCAATTGCTATATTAACATATTCAGATGAAAAGATATCATCTTTTAGTATTATTTTTAAAAAAAATATACCTATTATCTATTTACCTAATTTAAATAAACATATCTCATATTTTGCAGGATTATTATATGATAATCCTAGTAAAAAAATACCTATTATAGGAATTACAGGGACTAATGGTAAAACAAGTATAACCCATTTTTTAATGCAATGGATAAAATTATTAGGAGGTAATCCTGCTATTTTAAGTACTATTGGTAATGGTTTTAGTAATAAATTAGTTCAAACCAATAATACAACAGATTCAGCAATAAAAATACAATCTACAATAAGAAAATTTATAAAAAAAAAAGCAAATATTATAATAATGGAAGTCTCTTCTCATGGATTAACCCAATTTAGAGTATATAATATATTTTTTACTGTTGGAATTTTTACAAATTTAACTAGAGATCATTTAGACTATCATCATAATATGAATAATTATGAATTATCTAAATGGAATTTTTTTTCTAATCACAAAGTAAAAAAAAAAATTATAAATATTGATGATAATATTGGATTTAAATGGTCTAAAAGATTATCTGATGTAATTTCGGTTACTACTAAAAAAAAAAAATTATATAAGTCTAAAATATTTATTTATATAAAAAATGTAATTTATTTACCTAATAAAACAATTATTTTGTTTAATTCAAGTTGGGGTAATGGCAAAATGAGAATAAATTTAATTGGTAAATTTAACGTTATAAATATTATTTTAGGTATGGCTGCATTATTAAGTTTAAATTATCCGTTAAAAAAATTATTACAAACAGTATCTAAAATAAAACCTGTCCAAGGACGTATGCAAAAAATATATTTTAAAAAAAAATATTCTAATATAGTAATTGACTACGCTCATAGTCCTGATTCATTAAAAAATATATTATTAACTATAAGATCAATTACTTGTGGAAAAGTATGGTGTATTTTTGGATGTGGAGGAGAAAGAGATTTAGGAAAAAGAAAAATAATGGGATATATAGCAACTAAATATGCTGAAAATGTAATTTTAACTACTGATAATCCTAGAACAGAGAATATAAATAAAATAATTGAAGATATAAAACAAGGATGTAGTCTATCAAGTAATATATATATTATATTAGATAGGACTAAAGCAATTTCTTATGCAATATATAATTCTTCTCAAAGAGATACAATTTTAATTGCTGGTAAAGGACATGAAAATTATCAAATTATTGGTAATAAAATTTTAAATTATTCAGATTTTAGTACTATTAAAAATATATTAAAAAATAAATATGAATAA
- a CDS encoding UDP-N-acetylmuramoyl-tripeptide--D-alanyl-D-alanine ligase gives MNKLISLKKLSKIVNGILIGGNNIKILHYSINSKKIKKNCMFIAIHGKKLDGHFFINEAIKNGALAILVEKFVNVNIAQIIVFDTILALGKIGLWKRTKFNNNPVIGITGSSGKTSVKEMTISILKKKYKVIFTKKNMNNHIGIPLTLLDFTNKYQCAVIEIGGNQINDITYTSSLVKPNIALINNISESHLQGFKSLKNIIKCKSNIFNYLTNQGTAIVNYDDNNQKKILKKLINNCNILTFSLYNKKTDFFTKNIKILPNKIRFILISPIGEILIRLFLIGGGIHNISNALASAALSFSIGCSLDEIANGLKYFRSIQGRMYPIIIDNNKLLINDTYNANPNSVNIAINILKNFKGTKILVIGDMLELGKYTLFYHKKIKNLILQTNIDYIFSFGKYSKYITENNINAQHFLNKKTLINKLFLIIKKLKNYTILFKGSRNNKMEILIDILLEKLKCY, from the coding sequence ATGAATAAATTAATCAGTTTAAAAAAACTATCAAAAATAGTCAATGGAATATTAATTGGTGGAAATAATATTAAAATATTGCATTATTCTATAAATAGTAAAAAAATTAAAAAAAATTGTATGTTTATTGCTATTCATGGAAAAAAATTAGATGGACATTTTTTTATTAATGAAGCAATTAAAAATGGAGCATTAGCTATATTAGTAGAGAAATTTGTTAATGTTAATATTGCTCAAATAATAGTATTTGATACTATCTTAGCACTAGGAAAAATAGGCTTATGGAAAAGAACAAAATTTAATAATAATCCTGTAATAGGAATAACAGGTTCATCAGGTAAAACTTCAGTAAAAGAAATGACAATATCTATATTAAAAAAAAAGTATAAAGTTATATTTACTAAAAAAAACATGAATAACCATATAGGTATTCCCCTAACTTTATTAGATTTTACAAATAAGTATCAATGTGCAGTAATTGAAATAGGCGGAAATCAAATTAATGATATTACTTATACTTCTAGTCTTGTAAAACCTAATATTGCACTAATTAATAATATATCAGAATCACATTTACAAGGATTTAAATCGTTAAAAAATATTATTAAATGTAAAAGTAATATTTTTAATTATTTAACAAATCAAGGAACTGCTATTGTTAATTATGATGATAATAATCAAAAAAAAATTTTAAAAAAGTTAATTAATAATTGTAATATTTTAACTTTTTCTTTATACAATAAAAAAACTGATTTTTTTACAAAAAATATAAAAATTTTACCTAATAAAATTAGGTTTATTTTAATATCTCCTATTGGAGAAATCTTAATCCGATTATTTTTAATCGGGGGAGGAATCCATAATATTAGTAATGCATTAGCATCTGCTGCCTTATCTTTTTCTATAGGATGTTCATTAGATGAAATTGCCAATGGTCTAAAATATTTTAGATCTATACAGGGAAGAATGTATCCAATTATTATTGATAATAACAAATTACTTATAAATGATACATATAATGCAAATCCTAATTCTGTAAATATAGCAATTAATATTCTTAAAAACTTTAAAGGTACTAAAATTTTAGTTATTGGTGATATGTTAGAATTAGGAAAATATACATTATTTTATCATAAAAAAATTAAAAATTTAATTTTACAAACTAATATAGATTATATTTTTAGTTTTGGGAAATATAGTAAATATATTACTGAAAATAATATAAATGCACAACATTTTTTAAATAAAAAAACATTAATAAATAAACTATTTTTAATAATAAAAAAATTAAAAAATTATACAATTTTATTTAAAGGATCACGTAATAATAAAATGGAAATATTAATTGATATTTTATTGGAGAAATTAAAATGTTATTAA
- the mraY gene encoding phospho-N-acetylmuramoyl-pentapeptide-transferase, translated as MLLILFKYLQYFLKNLDFFLISFKIRFIMAFLISFLITFFLSPFFINYFKKKKISQIIRKNGPITHYSKNNTPTMGGIILLLSIFISVIFCSDLSNKYIFYSLIMMLLYSIIGFIDDLYKIILNNSKGLSSSKKFFFQSICTIPIMSFIYINNTEKLYIQFILPFFTNKIIKYNLNYTLYLIISYLIVIGISNSVNLTDGLDGLVIMPIIFISLGLSILCYSSGDIYFSEYLNIIYVKNAKELIIICLAIIGSGLGFLWYNTYPAKIFMGDVGSLSLGCIISMIAILIRQEFLFLIMCGIFILESISVIIQVIKFKYNRKRFFLMAPLHHHYELKGIMEPCIIIRFWIISLILVLFSLIIII; from the coding sequence ATGTTATTAATATTATTTAAATATTTACAATATTTTTTAAAAAATTTAGATTTTTTTTTAATAAGTTTTAAAATTCGTTTTATAATGGCATTTTTAATATCTTTTTTAATTACTTTTTTTTTAAGTCCATTTTTTATTAATTATTTTAAGAAAAAAAAAATTTCTCAAATTATTAGAAAAAATGGGCCTATTACCCATTATTCTAAAAATAATACTCCTACTATGGGAGGAATAATCTTATTATTATCTATTTTTATATCTGTTATTTTTTGTTCAGATTTATCAAATAAATATATTTTTTATTCATTAATAATGATGTTATTATATTCAATAATTGGATTTATAGATGATTTGTATAAAATTATTCTAAATAATTCTAAAGGATTATCATCTTCTAAAAAATTTTTTTTTCAATCAATCTGCACAATTCCAATAATGTCATTTATTTATATAAATAATACAGAAAAATTATATATACAATTTATTTTACCCTTTTTTACAAATAAAATTATTAAATATAATTTAAATTATACTTTATATTTAATTATTTCTTATTTAATAGTTATTGGGATAAGTAATTCTGTAAATTTAACTGATGGATTAGATGGTTTAGTAATAATGCCCATAATTTTTATTTCTTTAGGACTATCTATATTATGTTATTCTTCAGGAGATATATATTTTTCTGAATATCTTAATATTATTTATGTAAAAAACGCAAAAGAATTAATAATTATATGTTTAGCTATTATTGGATCAGGATTAGGATTTTTATGGTATAATACCTATCCTGCTAAAATTTTTATGGGAGATGTCGGTTCTTTATCATTAGGTTGTATCATATCAATGATAGCAATATTAATAAGACAAGAATTTTTATTTCTTATCATGTGTGGTATATTCATACTAGAATCAATTTCTGTAATAATTCAAGTAATTAAATTTAAATATAATCGAAAACGTTTTTTTTTAATGGCTCCTTTACATCATCATTATGAATTAAAGGGAATTATGGAACCTTGTATTATTATTAGATTTTGGATTATTTCATTAATATTAGTGTTATTTTCTTTAATTATAATAATATAA
- the murD gene encoding UDP-N-acetylmuramoyl-L-alanine--D-glutamate ligase, whose translation MNKKILIIGLGLTGISCLNFLLKKNIIPSVMDTCNHPKFIKKIPSYIPCHLGFLKKEWILNSQLIILSPGISIFNNILLEAKKKGIEIIGDIELFARYNTTPVIAITGTNGKSTVTNMIGKIMKKNNFNISVGGNIGYPVLDLLSFTRDFYILEISSFQLETIKKLNIYIAVILNISQDHMDRYPLGMEQYRDFKLRIYKYASICIYNADNILCYPKYFDQKKKYITFGEFSGKYTLSYAKKNIYLQINNKKILNFNKTKLIGIHNYLNALAVLAVTDLLKISKKISLQEISNYLNMDHILQIIHIENGVTWINDSKSTNVSSTKAALKYLYKKKRIWLLLGGYDKNCELYLLKKYLQKRNNINVYCFGISSKKILSFYPKAKVVKTIYQGIEKIIKLVNFGDVVLLSPACSSIDQFKNFKHRGKEFIRLVKKFHNSK comes from the coding sequence ATGAATAAAAAAATACTTATTATAGGATTAGGATTAACAGGTATATCATGTTTAAATTTTCTTTTAAAAAAAAATATTATACCATCTGTAATGGATACATGTAATCATCCCAAATTTATAAAAAAAATACCATCTTATATTCCATGCCATTTAGGCTTTTTAAAAAAAGAATGGATATTAAATTCACAATTAATAATTTTAAGTCCTGGTATATCAATTTTCAATAATATTTTATTAGAAGCGAAAAAAAAAGGTATTGAAATAATAGGAGATATAGAATTATTTGCACGTTATAATACAACACCTGTAATAGCGATTACAGGTACAAATGGTAAGAGTACTGTTACCAACATGATTGGTAAAATTATGAAAAAAAATAATTTTAACATTAGTGTTGGAGGTAATATAGGTTACCCTGTTTTAGATTTATTATCTTTTACAAGAGATTTTTATATTTTAGAAATATCTAGTTTTCAATTAGAAACAATAAAAAAATTAAATATTTATATTGCTGTTATTTTAAATATTTCACAAGATCATATGGACCGATATCCATTGGGAATGGAACAATATCGTGATTTTAAATTACGTATTTATAAATATGCTTCTATTTGTATATATAATGCCGATAACATATTATGTTATCCTAAATATTTTGATCAAAAAAAAAAATATATAACTTTTGGAGAATTTTCTGGTAAATATACATTATCTTATGCTAAAAAAAATATTTATTTACAAATTAATAATAAAAAAATTTTAAATTTTAATAAAACAAAATTAATTGGTATTCATAATTATTTAAATGCTTTAGCAGTATTAGCAGTAACAGATTTATTAAAAATTTCTAAAAAAATTTCCTTACAAGAAATAAGTAATTATTTAAATATGGATCATATATTACAAATAATTCATATAGAAAATGGGGTTACCTGGATTAATGATTCAAAATCTACAAATGTTAGTAGTACTAAAGCAGCATTAAAATATTTATATAAAAAAAAAAGAATTTGGTTATTATTAGGAGGATATGATAAAAATTGTGAGTTATATTTATTAAAAAAATATTTACAAAAAAGAAATAATATTAATGTTTATTGTTTTGGAATATCAAGTAAAAAAATATTATCATTTTATCCTAAAGCAAAAGTAGTAAAAACAATATATCAAGGAATAGAAAAAATAATTAAATTAGTAAATTTTGGAGATGTTGTATTATTATCACCCGCTTGTTCTAGTATTGACCAATTTAAAAATTTTAAACATCGTGGTAAAGAATTTATAAGATTAGTTAAAAAATTTCATAATTCTAAATAA
- the murG gene encoding undecaprenyldiphospho-muramoylpentapeptide beta-N-acetylglucosaminyltransferase: MKKKKIIIVAGGTGGHINPALNIAYKLIQKGWEVRWLGTSSRMEANIIPKKDIYIYLIEFCKFKKKNIFSIIITIFKLIVLTYKSILIYKNYKPHLVLTMGSYISGPSGLAAWLCNIPLIIHEQNSISGITNKILSKIATIKMEAYPNTLNNAILVGNPISNKIIKLSLYKRSFIKIHKPIHLLITGGSQGADLINKIGIKLAKILGNKISILHQVGKGNFKKIYYEYKKNKINNLTIQEYIENIDKAYKWADIILCRSGAMTVTEITTIGLPAIFIPFQHKDKQQYFNAINLKKIGVAKIYEQHNLNINKIAHTILTLNKKKIAYMAKRSYNLVKINSIELIYKELKKIKIN; this comes from the coding sequence ATGAAAAAAAAAAAAATTATTATAGTAGCTGGGGGTACAGGAGGTCATATTAATCCAGCTTTAAATATAGCATATAAATTAATACAAAAAGGTTGGGAAGTACGTTGGTTAGGTACATCATCTAGAATGGAAGCTAATATTATTCCTAAAAAAGATATATATATATATTTAATAGAATTTTGTAAATTTAAAAAAAAAAATATTTTTTCTATAATTATTACTATATTTAAATTAATTGTATTAACTTATAAATCAATTTTAATTTATAAAAATTATAAACCGCATTTAGTTTTGACAATGGGGAGTTATATTTCTGGTCCTAGTGGTTTAGCTGCATGGTTATGTAATATACCATTAATAATACATGAACAAAATAGTATTTCTGGTATAACAAATAAAATTCTATCTAAAATAGCAACCATAAAAATGGAAGCATATCCAAATACATTAAATAATGCAATCTTAGTAGGAAATCCTATAAGTAATAAAATAATTAAATTATCTTTATACAAGAGATCTTTTATAAAAATTCATAAACCTATTCATTTATTAATTACAGGAGGAAGTCAAGGAGCAGATTTAATAAATAAAATAGGTATAAAATTAGCAAAAATTTTAGGTAATAAAATATCTATTTTACATCAAGTTGGTAAAGGTAATTTTAAAAAAATATATTATGAATATAAAAAAAATAAAATTAATAATCTAACTATACAAGAATATATAGAAAATATAGATAAAGCATATAAATGGGCTGATATTATACTATGTCGATCAGGAGCTATGACTGTAACAGAAATTACAACAATAGGATTACCTGCTATTTTTATACCTTTTCAACATAAAGATAAACAACAATATTTTAATGCGATAAATTTAAAAAAAATAGGAGTTGCTAAAATATATGAACAACATAATTTAAATATTAATAAAATTGCTCATACTATATTAACTTTAAATAAAAAAAAAATAGCATATATGGCAAAAAGATCATATAATTTAGTAAAAATAAATTCTATAGAATTAATTTATAAAGAACTAAAAAAAATAAAAATTAATTAG
- the murC gene encoding UDP-N-acetylmuramate--L-alanine ligase, with translation MFNKTNLNQIPKMKNINHIYLIGIGGSGMSGIAVILAKQGYKVSGSDIFPSNFIRKKLNSLNIKIYLKHDAKNITNNIDLIILSTAIKNNNSELIQAKKLNLLIISRGQMLAELMRFFYGITITGTHGKTTTTAIVYKIFKLFMLDPTFINGGFLKISKENAYLGSSRYFIAEADESDRSFLYLNPIINIITNIENEHLDYYQNNIEILKETFLKFLKNIPFYGCIIICIDNIHNYDLIKQNKNILKQNIITYGFHKEADLQLYNFQENGYKSKFFLLEKKKNISLEINLSIPGYHNALNATAAFAASAYIGLDPKIIIKFLKKFEGIKRRFDILGSIPPYQKIKYKKNIIIIDDYGHHPSEINITINTTRQIWPNRKLVMIFQPHRYSRTKNLLNKFVKILSKVDKLFILNTYSAGENMLKEANSEFLTKKIKELGIINPKFIKLKNYFDIANNIYLKLTGNEILIFQGAGDINNISSLLIKNSLQKNDES, from the coding sequence ATGTTTAATAAAACAAATTTAAATCAAATACCAAAAATGAAAAATATTAATCATATCTATTTAATTGGTATTGGTGGATCTGGTATGAGTGGAATTGCAGTAATTTTAGCGAAACAAGGTTATAAAGTTAGTGGATCAGATATATTTCCTTCTAATTTTATTAGAAAAAAATTAAATTCATTAAATATAAAAATATACTTAAAACATGATGCTAAAAATATTACAAATAATATAGATCTTATTATTTTATCTACTGCTATTAAAAATAATAATTCAGAATTAATTCAAGCTAAAAAATTAAACCTTCTTATTATTAGTAGGGGACAAATGTTAGCAGAATTAATGAGATTTTTTTATGGTATAACTATTACAGGAACTCATGGAAAGACTACAACTACTGCGATAGTATACAAAATATTTAAATTATTTATGTTAGATCCTACATTTATTAATGGTGGTTTTTTAAAAATTTCTAAAGAAAATGCTTATTTAGGTTCAAGTAGATATTTTATTGCAGAAGCAGATGAAAGTGATAGATCATTTTTATATTTAAATCCAATAATAAATATTATTACAAATATTGAAAATGAACATTTAGATTATTATCAAAATAATATTGAAATTTTAAAAGAAACATTTTTAAAATTTTTAAAAAATATCCCATTTTATGGATGTATTATTATTTGTATAGATAATATTCATAATTATGATTTAATAAAACAAAATAAAAATATTTTAAAACAAAACATTATTACATATGGGTTTCACAAAGAAGCTGATTTGCAATTATATAATTTTCAAGAAAATGGATATAAAAGTAAATTTTTTTTATTAGAAAAAAAAAAAAATATATCTTTAGAAATAAATTTAAGTATTCCTGGATATCATAATGCTTTAAATGCAACTGCTGCATTTGCTGCATCAGCTTATATTGGTCTTGACCCTAAAATCATTATAAAATTTTTAAAAAAATTTGAAGGGATTAAAAGAAGATTTGATATTTTAGGATCTATTCCACCTTATCAAAAAATAAAATATAAAAAAAATATAATTATTATTGATGATTATGGTCATCATCCTAGTGAAATAAATATAACTATAAATACAACACGTCAAATATGGCCAAATAGAAAATTAGTAATGATTTTTCAACCTCATCGTTATTCCAGAACTAAAAATTTATTAAATAAATTTGTAAAAATATTATCTAAAGTTGATAAATTATTTATTTTAAATACTTATTCTGCAGGAGAAAATATGCTTAAAGAAGCTAATAGTGAATTTTTAACTAAGAAAATAAAAGAATTAGGGATTATTAATCCTAAATTTATTAAATTAAAAAATTATTTTGATATTGCAAATAATATATATTTAAAATTAACAGGAAATGAAATATTAATTTTTCAAGGAGCAGGTGATATAAATAATATATCATCATTATTAATTAAGAATAGTTTACAAAAAAATGATGAAAGTTAA
- a CDS encoding D-alanine--D-alanine ligase, protein MSKKIAVLFGGNSPEREISLKSGKTILNALIKLGINAIGIDTINFPLLYLKKYGFKKIFISLHGKGGEDGTIQGILDYLNIPYTGSNLLASAITMNKYLTKTIWNECGLPVIYPHYLLNKKDFIKSNYLRIEKKILKLNLPVFIKPNCNGSSLGSAKINHIDDLFNTLEKSFIYNDDILIEKYIKGEEYTVGILNKQILPPIKIEYPNSFYNYQAKYYLNTTKYYCPSGLNKSKTKELENIVLHAWKAVKCQTWGRIDVILDVNKKFQLLEINTIPGMTINSLYPLAAKKIGLSFYDLVIKILNLTK, encoded by the coding sequence ATGTCAAAAAAAATAGCCGTTTTATTTGGAGGTAATTCTCCAGAAAGAGAAATTTCTTTAAAATCTGGTAAAACAATTTTAAATGCTTTAATAAAATTAGGAATTAATGCTATTGGGATAGACACGATAAATTTCCCATTATTATATTTAAAAAAATATGGGTTTAAAAAAATTTTTATATCTTTACATGGTAAAGGAGGAGAAGATGGAACTATTCAGGGGATATTAGATTATCTTAATATTCCTTATACTGGAAGTAATTTATTAGCTTCTGCAATTACTATGAATAAATATCTTACAAAAACTATTTGGAATGAATGTGGATTACCAGTTATTTATCCTCATTATTTATTAAATAAAAAAGATTTTATAAAATCAAATTATTTAAGAATAGAAAAAAAAATTTTAAAATTAAATTTACCTGTTTTTATTAAACCTAATTGTAATGGTTCTAGTTTAGGAAGTGCTAAAATAAATCATATAGATGATTTATTTAATACACTAGAAAAATCATTTATATATAATGATGATATTTTAATTGAAAAATATATAAAAGGAGAAGAATATACAGTAGGAATTTTAAATAAACAAATTTTACCTCCTATTAAAATAGAATATCCTAACTCTTTTTATAATTATCAAGCTAAATATTATTTAAATACTACTAAATACTATTGTCCTAGTGGATTAAATAAAAGTAAAACAAAAGAATTAGAAAATATTGTTTTACATGCATGGAAAGCAGTAAAATGTCAAACATGGGGAAGAATTGATGTAATTTTAGATGTAAATAAAAAATTTCAATTATTAGAAATAAATACTATTCCTGGAATGACTATAAATAGTTTATATCCACTAGCAGCAAAAAAAATAGGATTATCTTTTTATGATTTAGTTATAAAAATTTTAAATTTAACAAAATAA